TGATGGGACAGAGGGAGGCGTTCCAGTGTTTCAAGGCAGACATCCCCCACCATTCAGCATGGCTCAGGGAAGAGATCTGCTCTGCTACCACGAGTCACAAAGCAGGGAGCTGTTGGGTAGCAGAGCTGCACCCTGACCATGGTGAGGACCATGCTGGTCCCCTCCACAGCCAGCCCATACAGAAGCATCTCCTTCCCTTCGCTCCAGTAGGGCTGGTGGAGGATGCTGCAGGGGCCTATGAAGCCCACACAGGGGAATGGGGCTTGTGTGACACCACTGCAACCTTTGGACTGTGGGATacacccccagcccagcccagcccagccctgttGCATAAGAGCGGGATGTGGGACAACAGCGCAGGGAGTCCTGCCCGTGAAGCACCTCCCAGGAACGAGCCCTTTGACCACATCAGGCAAGTTATTTCATAATTTTACTAGAATAGCTTTTGACAAACTGCTCTTTTTGTTATCCGACTGTACATTGAGCAGGTGCATAGCCAATGCATTATCTGTATGTGCATTTTGATTCAGTAAAATGTTCCGCTGAAGGGATCGTTGTAGATGGTTATGGatgtttccctttccctctcttgcAAACAGTAGCTGTCCTTGTCCgctctccctccccaaagtcACTTCTGCCAGAGTTGCGGCTCTCAAGGCTGCGATGGAGCGATCAGAAAGGCCTCCCCAGGCTTGGCCCCGTTCTCCTCCCTCCGGCAGTGTTTCCGCCGTGGCCCAGCCTGGCACTGCACCAAGCCAGGGTTGGTCAGAACGGCCTTTAATAGGTGCTTGGTGGCAGGCAGACATTCAGCAGGTGAAGCAACCCCGGTTTAGCCTGGGGGGAAAGGGCACATAATGACCGAGGAGTCAGTCGTGTGGGCAGAAGGGGCAGGGCTCCAGCAGGCCTGGTGGGTGGTGTTCCATGCCAGGAGACCAAGGATAGCCCCTCCTCTCTTACTGGCTAACACTGTACCTTAGCTACAAACTGCCAGACCGGGCAGCCTGCAACCCAGCCGTGGTCACTGAGTGGGcattcagccagccagccagccagccagagaggtAGTTCTGTCTTCACCGTACAGGAGGGCAAACCCCGGACTGTCGCTAGAATTACATTCAGATTTCATTTCAAACGACATCATCTGAATGGTGTATCTTCTAATGTCACTAAAAAAAGATACCCAAATCTGCCAGAGGAGCACTGAGCATGCTTGAGGACCTCCATCCCCCGGGCCACAGCCTCCTGCGACCAGGACGTCTCGGACCAGAAAGAGCGGCAGCATCACCGACCAAGTAGGTTGAGTTTATTTCAACAGATGTTTAGGCAATAAATACAGACGTTGACCTTTTATAAACATGATGATGCATGACTGAGTGCGTGTCTTCTACGGAGCAACCCTGTCCTGATGTCCAAGAGCCAGTTCTGGCAGAACTGAAGCAAATCCCTTCACTGCCCTTCATACCCCTGAAGAAGCTGCATTTCTTCCCATCAAATATTTCAACTGCAACTCAAGGAAGCCCAGAACTCATCCAAGGAGGCCACAAGAGCCCCAGTGCCTGCTCTGGGGTGAGTTTCTGGGCTTTCCCTTGGCTAGCACTGTTTGGTTTAACGCATCTTGAGCATCAAGTTCCTAAATCAATTTTTTCaaatctgtcttttaaaaagcaaacactgATGTAGCCCTTGTAAACATGGGGTGAAACTGAAAGCCACACTTCTGCACAGAAGGAGAACAcacagggaagagaaggggcaaCTCGGACAATGAACAGCACATGTCACATTTTGCCTCCCTGCCAGGGAAAAACAACCGGCCCTTTGGTGAACATGCATTGATCATCTCTCAAGAGTCATCacaaggaggtggaaaggggcaAAACTCCCCCACCGTTCTGTGTCTCATTACAGTTGACATAACCACGATCTTGATGCATCTGAAGTTCTCTTTCAGACAGCTCTGGTGCCGGTGGTTGTGGGCTCTGCGTGGTTAGAATAAACCAGCCAGGAAGGCCAAGTGGAGCCTCTTTCTTAAACCATGCTGGTTTGCAGTACATTTAGAAAAGCGTTCACTCCTGCAAACCTAAACAGCAGTCTGAAGTGGCCTGACTCTGGAGTCAGACTTGCCCCATCTTTTGCTGTCTACGATAAACTGACTAGTTCTACCTACCCCACAATTTCTCTCTCAGCTCTGCGGCTAGTAACGCAAAGCATAACATGACCCTTTTATAATTGCCTGCCCTGCTGTCTCCACCAGCTTGCCTCAATCCAATTCTTATGTTGCGGACGCCGTGGCCTCTCTGAGGACCCTGCGGATGACAAAGGTCACGCTAGTCTctcaggaaaggctgcagcaccAACAAAGCAAACTTCCCAGGCACTCTACAGAACAGTGAAATGACAACCCAGGATTTGTCAGAACTACAAAGCGGCAGCAGGCAGTGCTCCAGTAAGCAAGGCAATGCTCTCAAagcgtcaaaaaaaaaaaaaggtgcaaATGCATTGGACCTTCTATAACTCAGAAATCAAAGTGGTTGGTCTCCCCTGAAGTCGCCTCCTGGTCTCCTCTCGGGACAACTGCTACTTTTAATACAATCAACACTGACCCAGGTAAAGAACAAAAACCAGACATTCCCAAGGAGGCCTGCACTACTGGCCCAGGCGCTGGGTATGATGCGGCACCCCATCCAGGGCAGCGCAAGGGATCTCTCTTCCAGCCAGGTCCAAAGTTACCACCCCCCTCCTGAGACAGCAGCCGAGACTTCCAAGCACCAGATTTCGGTTCTTTTCTGGTCCGTGTTAGTTGAAAGCATCTCACTGCGTCCGTAGCTGATAATCTGGAAGAGAAAGTAACATTTCAAGGGGGTCCCTCGGGCGCAGAGGAGGGAGGCACAAAACAGAGCTCCCTGCATTTCCATGCACCTCCTATCAGTGGCAGCTGCGCTGTTAAGGGACAATGTACTGAAGTCGCCCATTTCACAGCCCTTTCCAGGCCCGAGAAGGAAGTAGAGCCCCCACTGGCAGCAGAAAGAGTGACGTTTGTCCAACTGCCTGTTGTGTCTACATGGAAACAAATCCTCCATTGCTGCCGGGAGCCTGCCAGACCCCAGTGAGAACGCAGCAGAGACGCCATCCTTGCACGTACCTCCGTTCTGGGTGATGTAGCGCACCCACGGCAATGCTTGGTAGCCGCTCTTCTCGATAATTTTCAAATAGCGAACCTGGCAAAAGAACACGGGCAGCGTTGTTGCGTTGGCTGCAGCTGAAAAGGAGGGTGCCACTTTGTTTTTTTCGGGAGTGGAGAAGGGAGATGGAGTGGAAGGCTGGCTTCAGCTTTGTTGCTTTCTGGATGAGACCCGCTCGCTCCCAGGGAAATACACAGACTCACCCAACGGAAGGTGCTACTTGCCTGGATGCCAGAAGTGGTGAAATACGGTATTTCGAACTTGACGCTGATGGGCGGCTTCCCCTCTTTGTCCTCCGCTTCGACACTGGGGAGCCCAAAGTGGGCCCTCATCAGgtactccttccctccctgccagtCGAGGACGGGAAATCAGAACTTCTCACACCAAAGAAGAATCCCCCTAAGAGGCGGCCAAACTGCCAAGGACCTCACACTCCTGCCCTCCTGCCCAAAGTACAACCGGATGCAATCCGCTCTGCTGCCTTAACAAAACTCCCATATGCAACCATCACTACGGGACGAAAAGCCCAAGCTGGCCGTTGAACTTTATCCTGGTCAGAATGTGCTCCAGAAGTGTTGGATAAGATGGGCAGTCCCAGGCAGACCAATCCCCTCTGATGCCCATGAGCAAACAGGAACTCGGGCAAGACGACAAACAGACtagaatgcaaaaccaaaaagggaaaccaaaacccaaccaaaCCCGAAAAGCTAGGAACCCCTAGGAATTCGCATTCATTCCCCACTGCAGCCACAGTCCTGGTGGAAGGCCACTCCCGCCAGCTTACCGGGAAAGACTTGACCGACCACACGATTGCGCTGTTCTCCGGCACCCACTTGACGCTCCCGACTGTGGTCTTGAATTTTGGTGAGTCGGCATCATTTGGAACAGGGATGTGAATCTCCACATTGTTGGCTGTCGATCTACGCTTGAACTGACTCTTGGCCTAAAAGGTCAAAGCCCAGGGGGCATTTCTAGTCAGCTTCCTGACCGCCTGCAACATTAGAACTCGGGGGCATCCAACGACGGTGATCGCCAAGAGATTCAGGGTGGGCAAAGGGAAGTATTTCTTACGTCAGAGGGATTAAACTGCGGGATTCCAGAAGACATAGCAATGCCTTTAAAACGGGAGACGGCTATCTGTGCTCCATGGCtcctaaagggaacctccagccTCAGAGGCAGCAACACTCTTAAAACCCGTGActggaaggcctcgacctccttGCCCAGTTGGCTGGTCCACCAGTCTGATACTGCAAGGGTTATATTCTTAAGTTCTAACTtagggcaaagcctgttgcacccaggaatacaatgggcactagggtGTGTGCCTGCcctgggtctccccctccccccccccactcggcTGGGTCTGATGTCCCCCATGAGCAggaagctgggttgccaacctccaaggggTTTTAAACAGAGACGTTGACGTGAAAAAGCCAAACGGGGGCGAGAGAAAGATGGGAGCCACCAACCTTGATCATGTACTCGATACGGCTGTGGGAATGCTTCTCTATCACGGACTCGATCCAGATCAGCGGCTTCACCTGTGATAAAGAGGCACAACCGACATAACATATAACTGACTTCCAGGCTGCTGAGCACCAGGAGAACAAAGGATGCTGCTGAGGAGACAGAGGCCAGCATGCAAAACCAGAGGAGTGCAAGATACACGAGAGGTACTGGGCCAGGGAAAGGATGCTCCCACGGGTGATGCCTGGGCCCCCATTCCAGATCCcaagagcaggagtagtcaacccgtggtcctccagatgtccatggactacaattcccatgagcccctgccagcaaacgggctcatgggaattgtagtccatggacatctggaggaccacgggttgactacccctgcccaagaggatCTTTGGCAAAGTTTGCTCTTCAAAAGTTCTATACTGTTTTGTGGGCTTAAGCACAAGTCCTCACGCTTTTCAATGAACCACTCTTAAAACTCTTGTGAAGTAATACAGAGCGTGATTGTTCCTCTCCTTTGGCAGGAACATAACTGCCTTGCTCTTCACAAAATGTTCCACTATTACAAGAGTGCTCTTGCATATATAAATTCTTGGACCATTTGTAATATCCGTAATTTAGTGTCGTGGTTatgagtccggacttctaatctggcaagcagggttcgattccctgctcctctacatgcagccagttgagtgaccttgggccagtcccggttctcttagagctggtctgaccgagcaggaatttcagggctctctcagcctcacccacctcacaaggtgtctgttgtggggagaggaatgggaaggcgactgtaagctgctttgagcctccttcgggtagagaaaagcggcatataagaaccaactcttcttctccttctggatCACCAGGCACAAGGAAGCTTATACAGAACTACAACTGTGTCTTGTGATCTTCAGAAGTGTTGTGTCACGACAGTTCTTTTTGAACAAGTTCGGGTACACTTTGCCATTACTGTTCCTAGTGACTGTGCAAGAGGAATGCTCTGACTGCTTGGTTGTGTGCAAGGCATTCTGACTTAGAGAGTATTCAGCTGCACTTTAGTCTGGCCAGAAGCGACCCGTGAAAAGCAGCTATCCTAAGGACTTTGCCTGTAGTCTAGCGTTCAGGGGCACTCACGTGAGTATTCAGGCGGTACGACATTAGCTCAAACTCCCCGTCAGGTGGGATAAAAGAAATGGTCCGGTCATTTTCAAAGCGAGACAGACGCACACACTGGTGGAACTTCACATCCTCTAGTTCCACCGATTTGCTTTTTCCACCTGTCAGCAGGAAAAGCAGACACTCAGAAAACAGATCTGCTTCAGACAGCCCCTCTGCCTAAAAGCTGGCGTTTGCAAAAACAGCACTAACTACGTCTCTACAGATCTGGCTAGATATTCAAACACACATTTCATGTGCCACgttcctttcccagccccttttCAACCTTGGAAGATCTAAGCCAGCGAATGCCAAGGTCAGAGATGCCTTCTGTTGAGCTGCCCGAGGATCTTTTGCTGACCATCTGGCCCACAACAGAAGCAAGGGCTGCAAAGGTCACTTCTTAGAAGGGAGGCCCTGTTATTTCTTCTGTGGCAGCCAGACCCGCCTGGGTAAGGGACAGAGACAcacaaacctgggtctcctcccTTACACAGTACGAGCAACACATCCTCTCTCTGGTTCACTGAAGGAAGGCAAACAAGGAGTCTTATGGGTCAGTGGCTAACAGGCAGGCAAAGTTAGGCTGAAAGGTTACTGCCATGGGCAGATGCAGTCTACCGTTCTACATCCATGCTCCTCTTAGTCTCCCAAggccaaggagggggggggggatggaagccCTCCTTTCATCGAAATACCTAGTGCATCAGCAAGCACCCTCTGCCCCTGTCTCCCGCCTGCTCTGCCTGATGCTGTCATGAAGAACACTGCAGAGTGGGGGAAGGCAGACAAACCTCTGGAAACTGGCTACGGACATACTCACGGCCCGTGTTGTCAAAGAGCACTTTGTCATTTAGGCCAAGACGGAGTTCCGGCATCCCAGAAAGGAAGACCCTCATTTTGATGGACCCGACGATCTCACTACGCAGGACGTTTCCGTTGGCACTAAcctgcagagggggagggagtggctCGTCACAGCCTGAAGACGCAGAACCTTAATTCAGATATGGGCTGAGTTACCGCTTTGCACCAGACCCAAGACTGTACACACAGGGTACCATGACAGGAATCTCACGAGGTGGTGTGAAGTGGTGGATGAATGATGAACGTTGTGCTCATTCAGTCTTACGGTTCTCTGCCTCCTTGAGTGCTGATTTCACAGCACCTTAAAAAGCTACACACAGCCTCAAACCACAGAAGCCTCTCCTAATGGTGGGAGATTCGAGCAATTGTTATTGGAAACAATCTTCTGACCCGGGGATGTTGACAACTATAGACATATCATCAATATGAACCTAATGCCATTTGGAAGATCAGCTGTTCCTCCGCAAGCACCTTGAGCACTCCTGGGCCCAGGAAAtacttgccctcctctggatgctcCCCCTGGCTGGCTTTTCCCATTCCAGCCTTCACCACCTGGACCCATAACTGGGACCAAACTGCCATCTGGGACAGCTGAATGAGTAAAACATTTTGCAAATTGTACTCTACGAGGCACCAACACACAGTTGTGCTAAAGTGGCCGCTGGACTTCCATTTCCCCCTTGAATTACACCATGACTACTTGGGAGGAACAGTTGTACTGCTTTTAAGCAAGTCAGAGATAAAACTGCAGATCCAGACTTATGAGTGCTAGGCTGAATTGAGTTAAGAATAAGGCTGGCTgcctgaggggaggggcctcaacgaAGAGGAGGGCTCTTGGGCCAGGTGATGAGCCTCCTTTGCTTCCAGGGCTCCTATTAAGCCACACACCCCCAGGCAGGCCCTCCTAG
The nucleotide sequence above comes from Paroedura picta isolate Pp20150507F chromosome 4, Ppicta_v3.0, whole genome shotgun sequence. Encoded proteins:
- the AP1M1 gene encoding AP-1 complex subunit mu-1, coding for MSASAVYVLDLKGKVLICRNYRGDVDMSEVEHFMPILMEKEEEGTLSPILAHGGVRFMWIKHNNLYLVATSKKNACVSLVFSFLYKVVQVFSEYFKELEEESIRDNFVIIYELLDELMDFGYPQTTDSKILQEYITQEGHKLDTGAPRPPATVTNAVSWRSEGIKYRKNEVFLDVIESVNLLVSANGNVLRSEIVGSIKMRVFLSGMPELRLGLNDKVLFDNTGRGKSKSVELEDVKFHQCVRLSRFENDRTISFIPPDGEFELMSYRLNTHVKPLIWIESVIEKHSHSRIEYMIKAKSQFKRRSTANNVEIHIPVPNDADSPKFKTTVGSVKWVPENSAIVWSVKSFPGGKEYLMRAHFGLPSVEAEDKEGKPPISVKFEIPYFTTSGIQVRYLKIIEKSGYQALPWVRYITQNGDYQLRTQ